Genomic segment of Actinomycetota bacterium:
GGACGATCGCGGCCAGGGCCCGGAGCGCGCGGTACTGCAGGGCCTTGATGGCTCCGTCCGAGCGTTGCATCGCGTGTGCCGTCTCCGAGACCGACAGGTTCTGCGTGAAGCGCAGGAAGAGCACCTCGCGGTGATCGTCCTTCAGCAGGTCCAGGGCGGTTGCGAGCAGCGTGGACAGATCCGAGGCCATCGCCGCCGCCTCGGGATCGTTTGACCCGTCGCCGGCGCGCTCGCCGACCTCGTACACGGGGCGGACCAGACGCGCCCGGGCCGACTTGAAGTGATCGGTGACGCGGTTCCGCGCGATCGTGGTGAGCCACGCGCCGATGTCCACACCCTGCCAACGGAAGCGTGGGATGGCCTTGAGCGCGCGGAGGAACACGTCGGAGGTGAGATCCTCGGCGAGGTGGCGATCGCGGACCTTGTGCAGCAGGAAACCGTAGATCTGGTCGACGTACCGGTCGTACAGCTGCGCGAACGCCTCGCCGTCGCCCTGTTGGGCTCGGCTGACGAGGTCGACCACCTCCGGGTCGAGCG
This window contains:
- a CDS encoding sigma-70 family RNA polymerase sigma factor, with translation MKPLGTLDPEVVDLVSRAQQGDGEAFAQLYDRYVDQIYGFLLHKVRDRHLAEDLTSDVFLRALKAIPRFRWQGVDIGAWLTTIARNRVTDHFKSARARLVRPVYEVGERAGDGSNDPEAAAMASDLSTLLATALDLLKDDHREVLFLRFTQNLSVSETAHAMQRSDGAIKALQYRALRALAAIVREDPAFLDGVR